A portion of the Hoylesella buccalis ATCC 35310 genome contains these proteins:
- a CDS encoding DUF3945 domain-containing protein — protein sequence MDEKIKDQEVLLVKDPKDENLKAVSGTDEKGGLKTVPPTAEHEQSFLKFDKHSNALENFLSNFMRQFKNPTQFHFFKVPFEGVVASARVLAEMLKAPDVPSNKEMLDSARVIPSDYAGEQKRTFQEIDPEKIDWEQFSKMGVSRESLEKGKELEAMLKYRKSPHLVPISVKIGDVALHTDARLSLRETEDGRFIPVVHAIRKEPQLEREFFGHTFTDEDKNALRETGNLGRTVELTFPNSDKPTRSFVSIDRLTNDIIALSADKVRIPDEIKGVKLSEEQKKDLSEGKSIYVEGMTAKTGKSFNANLQFNADKRAIEFRFGSPKQSQGQQQDSRKAENQEKRQGVRIPKKLLGREVSPEEQAKLKEGGTVYMEGLKDKQGQPFNAYVRANFEKDKFDFFKWNPDKPQAKEVVPDNASKTQVAVNSEGKTNEATKHVKEPLKEGQTQPTAEQKEEKQEQKRSKGMKM from the coding sequence ATGGACGAAAAAATCAAAGACCAAGAAGTCCTTTTGGTGAAAGACCCCAAGGACGAGAATCTCAAAGCCGTCTCAGGGACGGACGAGAAAGGCGGACTGAAAACTGTACCGCCTACCGCCGAACATGAGCAGAGTTTCTTGAAGTTCGACAAGCACAGCAACGCCTTGGAGAATTTCCTCTCCAACTTCATGCGGCAGTTCAAGAACCCCACACAATTTCACTTCTTCAAAGTCCCCTTCGAGGGTGTTGTTGCCAGCGCACGGGTTCTCGCCGAGATGCTCAAAGCTCCGGATGTCCCCTCCAACAAGGAGATGCTGGACTCTGCCCGTGTGATTCCTTCGGACTATGCAGGAGAGCAGAAGCGGACCTTTCAGGAGATAGACCCCGAGAAGATTGACTGGGAGCAGTTCTCCAAGATGGGCGTGAGCCGTGAGAGCCTTGAAAAGGGCAAGGAGCTTGAAGCCATGCTAAAATACCGAAAATCACCCCACCTTGTCCCCATCAGCGTAAAAATCGGAGACGTAGCTCTCCATACGGACGCACGCCTTTCATTACGTGAGACAGAGGACGGCAGATTTATCCCCGTTGTCCACGCCATCCGCAAGGAGCCTCAGTTGGAGCGGGAGTTCTTCGGGCACACCTTCACCGACGAGGACAAGAATGCCCTGAGAGAAACGGGCAACCTCGGACGTACCGTGGAACTGACCTTTCCCAATAGCGATAAACCCACCCGCAGTTTCGTGAGTATCGACCGACTGACCAACGACATCATCGCTTTGAGTGCCGATAAAGTTCGTATCCCTGATGAAATCAAGGGCGTAAAACTGAGCGAAGAGCAGAAGAAGGATTTGTCGGAAGGCAAGAGCATCTATGTGGAGGGAATGACAGCCAAGACGGGAAAGAGTTTCAACGCCAACCTCCAGTTCAACGCCGACAAGCGGGCAATTGAATTTCGTTTCGGCTCACCCAAGCAAAGCCAAGGACAGCAGCAAGACAGCCGTAAAGCAGAAAATCAGGAGAAGCGGCAAGGAGTCCGCATACCCAAGAAGTTGTTGGGAAGGGAGGTCTCGCCGGAAGAGCAAGCCAAGCTCAAGGAAGGCGGAACGGTCTATATGGAAGGCTTGAAAGACAAGCAGGGACAGCCGTTCAACGCATACGTCCGTGCCAACTTTGAGAAGGACAAGTTCGATTTCTTCAAATGGAATCCCGACAAGCCCCAAGCCAAAGAAGTTGTTCCCGACAACGCCTCCAAGACACAGGTAGCCGTCAATTCCGAAGGCAAGACCAACGAAGCGACGAAGCATGTGAAAGAGCCTCTGAAAGAAGGACAGACACAGCCCACCGCCGAGCAGAAAGAAGAGAAGCAGGAACAGAAGCGTTCCAAGGGAATGAAAATGTAA
- a CDS encoding type IA DNA topoisomerase — translation MKVIIAEKPSVAREIARVVRATNRKEGYIEGSNYTVTWALGHLITAAMPEAYGFKGFHKENLPILPPVFTLIPRQVKSGKGYKADPSVVAQLKVIEKLFKAAESIIVATDAGREGELIFRFIYEYLGIAKPFERLWISSLTDKAIREGLAHLKSGAEYDNLYYAARARSEADWLVGINATQAVSIAAGYGTYSLGRVQTPTLCMVCSRFWENKKFTPQPFWQLSLSVKDGDENFRFSNPERCFNKEEATALYEKIKAASHITIETIVRKEAKQEPPLLYDLTTLQKEANSRHRYSAEQTLTLAQKLYERGYITYPRTGSRYISEDVFEEIPALIAFLHDHPVWGIHTRNLFVLNARSVNGKKVTDHHALLITGKKPIDVFGEEAVIYNMIAGRMLEAFSPRCEKDVTTVTALCEGVKFTLKGEIIRQEGWRSILKNEKGKDKEQLEAEERESRENGEGVLIPEWNEGMQLAISACSLAQGTTKPKPLHTESSLLSAMETAGKELEDEELRVCLKDCGIGTPATRAAIIETLFTREYMVRKEKSLVPTEKGLVLYSIVKEMKIGNAEMTGQWEADLAKIERGEMKEKDFRKDIESYATQITDELLSSKILFPQRRSDIHCPKCGKGTMVFHSKCAKCSDADCGWTLFRTVAGKSLTDEQLTQLAVNGETGIIKGFTSKAGKRFEASLSLDGDFKTVFVFPERKKTGKSRR, via the coding sequence ATGAAAGTCATCATAGCAGAAAAACCGAGCGTAGCCCGTGAGATAGCCCGCGTCGTTCGGGCAACAAACAGAAAAGAGGGCTATATAGAAGGCAGTAACTACACCGTCACATGGGCATTGGGACACCTGATAACGGCGGCCATGCCCGAAGCCTACGGCTTCAAAGGTTTTCACAAGGAGAACCTTCCGATTCTTCCTCCCGTCTTTACCCTTATTCCCCGCCAAGTCAAGAGCGGTAAAGGCTACAAGGCAGACCCGAGTGTCGTTGCCCAGCTCAAAGTCATTGAAAAACTCTTCAAAGCGGCAGAGAGCATCATCGTAGCCACCGACGCAGGACGTGAGGGTGAGTTAATATTCAGATTCATCTACGAGTATCTTGGCATCGCCAAGCCTTTTGAGCGACTCTGGATCAGTTCGCTCACGGACAAAGCCATTCGGGAAGGACTTGCCCATCTCAAAAGCGGAGCCGAGTACGACAATCTTTACTATGCCGCCCGAGCACGCAGCGAAGCCGACTGGCTCGTGGGCATCAATGCCACCCAAGCCGTTTCCATAGCGGCAGGTTATGGCACCTACTCGTTAGGCAGGGTACAGACTCCGACGCTCTGCATGGTCTGCTCCCGCTTCTGGGAAAATAAAAAGTTTACGCCACAACCGTTTTGGCAGCTAAGCCTTTCCGTAAAGGACGGCGATGAAAACTTCCGTTTCTCTAATCCCGAACGTTGCTTCAACAAGGAAGAAGCCACCGCCTTGTATGAGAAGATCAAAGCCGCCTCTCACATCACAATAGAAACGATAGTCCGCAAGGAGGCGAAGCAGGAACCGCCTCTTTTGTACGACCTGACCACCTTGCAGAAGGAAGCCAACAGCCGACACCGTTATTCGGCAGAACAGACCCTCACGCTGGCACAGAAACTTTATGAAAGAGGATACATTACCTATCCGCGCACCGGAAGTCGTTATATCTCGGAGGATGTCTTCGAGGAAATCCCCGCATTGATTGCCTTCCTGCACGACCATCCCGTATGGGGTATCCATACCCGTAACCTTTTCGTCCTCAATGCCCGGTCGGTAAACGGGAAGAAAGTGACCGACCACCACGCCCTGCTCATCACGGGCAAAAAGCCGATAGATGTATTCGGAGAGGAAGCGGTCATCTACAATATGATTGCGGGGCGTATGCTGGAAGCCTTCTCCCCTCGGTGTGAAAAAGACGTTACCACCGTAACCGCCTTGTGCGAAGGTGTAAAGTTCACGCTCAAAGGAGAAATCATCAGGCAGGAAGGCTGGCGTAGCATCCTTAAAAACGAGAAAGGCAAAGACAAGGAACAGCTCGAAGCCGAAGAGCGAGAAAGCCGTGAGAATGGCGAAGGAGTCCTCATTCCGGAATGGAACGAAGGCATGCAACTTGCCATTTCCGCCTGTTCGTTGGCACAAGGGACAACCAAGCCCAAACCGCTACACACGGAAAGTTCCTTACTTTCTGCAATGGAGACGGCAGGCAAGGAGTTGGAAGACGAGGAACTGCGTGTCTGTCTGAAAGATTGCGGCATCGGCACTCCTGCCACCCGTGCCGCCATCATCGAAACGCTCTTTACCCGCGAGTATATGGTACGTAAGGAGAAGTCGCTCGTGCCTACCGAAAAAGGACTTGTCCTCTATTCCATCGTCAAGGAAATGAAAATCGGCAATGCCGAGATGACCGGGCAGTGGGAGGCAGACTTGGCGAAGATAGAACGTGGAGAGATGAAGGAAAAAGATTTCCGCAAGGACATCGAGTCTTATGCCACGCAGATTACCGACGAACTGCTCTCGTCCAAAATCCTCTTCCCTCAAAGGCGAAGCGACATCCATTGCCCCAAGTGCGGTAAGGGTACGATGGTATTTCATTCCAAATGTGCCAAATGTTCGGATGCCGATTGCGGATGGACGCTTTTCCGCACCGTTGCGGGCAAAAGCCTTACGGACGAACAGCTGACCCAGTTAGCTGTAAATGGGGAAACCGGCATCATCAAGGGCTTTACCTCCAAGGCAGGCAAGCGGTTCGAGGCTTCGCTCTCGTTAGACGGGGACTTCAAAACGGTTTTTGTCTTCCCCGAACGCAAGAAAACGGGCAAATCCCGAAGATAA
- a CDS encoding ABC transporter ATP-binding protein, which produces MVRNILNELTARGVRHLIISALFFVVYALCGTAIMLTVLFLINRHIQGESISFILAAWVLGSLLVLKTISNAIADMSKHFAGFDLVERIREKIILKLKMFSLGFYTNERLGEISTVIHKDVDNMEMVVGHLWTRMSADFIVALILGVGLFCVDWRMGLTMVAILPIALFSLYRGIRSGMKAQEEAQDNLADMVSLFVEYVKGIPVLKVFGGKGMFRDRLDHSVSEFGESSKNISRLAAVSVGRYTFLIELAFALMATIGLWWTQQGELSLFAYLMFVIVSKEFYKPFVNMESHWLNYIKVKDSYGRISHLLNAPVITNPEQPKTATHFNLSFDKVGFHYEKEGFEMKDLTFHVPEGTVTALVGSSGSGKTTITNLLLRFWEPQTGSIRIGGIDIREMDYDYLLGKISVVMQNVILFSDTIANNIKVGNRNATQEEIEEAARRAMIHDFIVSLPEGYETKIGENGLGLSGGQKQRLSIARAFLKDAPIILLDEITSNVDPVNEYKIQQAMSALIRNRTVLVIAHHLQTIRNANQIIVMDKGRIVENGTHSELAAKDGMYCKLLSMQ; this is translated from the coding sequence CTTTGCGGCACGGCGATAATGCTCACAGTCTTGTTTCTCATCAACCGTCATATACAGGGAGAAAGCATCTCTTTCATTTTGGCAGCATGGGTACTCGGCAGTCTGCTGGTCTTGAAAACCATATCCAATGCCATTGCCGATATGAGTAAGCATTTTGCCGGATTTGATCTTGTGGAACGTATCCGCGAGAAAATCATATTGAAACTGAAAATGTTTTCACTCGGTTTCTATACCAATGAGCGTCTGGGAGAGATAAGTACAGTCATTCACAAAGACGTCGATAATATGGAGATGGTTGTGGGTCATCTTTGGACGCGAATGTCCGCCGACTTCATTGTAGCTCTGATACTCGGCGTCGGGCTGTTCTGTGTGGACTGGCGCATGGGATTGACGATGGTTGCCATTCTTCCCATTGCCCTATTTTCTCTGTATCGGGGCATTCGTTCGGGAATGAAAGCACAGGAGGAGGCACAGGATAATCTGGCGGATATGGTCAGTCTCTTCGTGGAATATGTCAAGGGCATACCCGTGCTGAAAGTGTTTGGTGGAAAAGGAATGTTCCGTGACAGACTCGACCACTCTGTCAGTGAATTTGGAGAAAGCAGTAAGAATATTTCCCGTTTGGCTGCTGTAAGTGTGGGTAGATACACTTTTTTGATAGAATTGGCTTTCGCTCTGATGGCTACAATCGGTCTTTGGTGGACACAGCAAGGTGAACTTTCTCTTTTCGCTTATCTGATGTTCGTCATCGTCTCAAAAGAATTCTACAAGCCTTTTGTCAATATGGAAAGTCATTGGCTGAATTACATCAAGGTAAAGGACAGCTACGGACGCATTTCCCATTTGTTGAATGCCCCTGTTATCACCAATCCTGAACAGCCGAAAACAGCAACCCATTTCAATCTTTCCTTTGACAAAGTTGGTTTCCATTATGAGAAGGAAGGTTTTGAGATGAAAGATCTCACGTTCCATGTTCCCGAAGGAACGGTAACGGCACTTGTTGGCTCGTCAGGTTCTGGTAAAACAACCATTACCAACCTGTTACTCCGTTTCTGGGAACCGCAGACCGGCAGTATTCGTATCGGTGGTATAGACATTCGAGAAATGGACTATGATTATCTACTCGGTAAAATCAGTGTAGTGATGCAGAATGTTATTCTCTTTTCAGATACCATTGCCAATAATATCAAAGTGGGCAACCGCAATGCTACGCAGGAAGAAATCGAGGAAGCTGCACGACGGGCGATGATACACGATTTTATCGTCAGTCTGCCGGAAGGTTATGAAACAAAAATCGGAGAAAACGGTTTGGGACTATCTGGAGGGCAGAAACAAAGGCTTTCAATCGCCCGTGCGTTCCTAAAAGATGCTCCCATCATTCTTTTGGACGAGATAACGAGCAATGTCGATCCTGTCAATGAATATAAGATACAACAGGCGATGTCCGCCCTTATCCGAAATCGTACAGTTTTGGTCATAGCCCATCACCTGCAAACCATTCGCAATGCTAATCAGATTATCGTGATGGACAAGGGACGCATTGTAGAGAACGGGACGCATTCAGAACTTGCAGCAAAAGACGGAATGTACTGCAAACTATTGTCGATGCAATAA